The sequence TGTGATCTCATATACGCgtctcatcttttcttttaactTGTGTAAAGATTTCAACTGAGAggtaatattcatttattagaAATATTACAATAGCAACACAGGAATAAGAAAGAGTTTTTCATGcatcataatttaatattttagaagcaataaaagatatatatgtgtgtgttaaattttgtagagaaattataaaagataattcataatttttaaaatagtcAAATTGAATATCTATAGAAGAGAAGTGAGAATTTAAATGGCACTTCATTcacttgaattttattaaaaaaaaaaaaattacacataaacTTGTGATAATAATTTACTTGCATTTTATCAAATTGAATAATAGACACTATTTATTTgggattcttatattatttttgtactgTACATATATATTCAGGTTTCAGTATTGGTATTGtttggtactgtttatatttattaaaaaaaatacacttgtcgcctattattccaaaaaaaaaaatttgtgataaTAATTTAAGAAAGTAAATACATGGGCAGTTGATCACTTCTGTAGAATGATTTCCTCTTCATTAACGTAGCATCCATCACTGGTTCAACATCTGCATTTTAAGTTAGTCATATTTATCAATGTACACagagaaataatatatatgtaaatattattgATGAATAAGTTATggtgataaaatttttataaatcatatatatgattCTAAACAGATTCAGAATAATTTTGTGAAAAGATGAGTGGCCCAATCCCTAATAAGTTAGtaaagatatataattattttgaaatatttcatttcctaaaataatttttaaccataaatattgaaaaataatttttctttaattaatttaaaaacaaataatgagAGAATGAAATAAAGATAACTAAGAACTGGAAGCATACCTTAATTAGCATTCCATATCTTGAAAGGTAATCAAACCAACATCAAAATCATAACCGATGTTACGAGAAGTTTGAGCATTTCTTCCTAGAATGGTTTCCTTGGATTTTGATTCCACAACACCAAGACAGATAACTCCTTTCGAATCAAAATTCTCATAAAACAATTGATTTCCGGTGAGAATAAGATCATGCAAACTTACAGTAAAAACCAGACTGATGTGTTGAACATCATCAAATGAAGCTTCAAAACAAAAGGCCGAAGGATCACTAGAAACAATAGGTCTAATGTTATAGTCCAAGAGTGTACTATGAAGCACCTTGCGAAGCTCTTGATAAGCCACCTGAGGAAGGTTTATAAAGGGTGTACCAATATCAAGATAAAAACCTCCAAAACCATCATTATCAAAGGCAAATGTATTTGATGGAATACCATCTAAAGTGATCTTCTTTTGATTGTCAAGTAAGGCTATACTGTGGAGTTTCAAATAATAGCGTGAAGGATATCTCCGGTTAAAAATCATGTGTGCACCTGGGCCTCTAGTTTGAGCTGCATCtccaaacaaaatataagaggTTTTACCACTGTTTGGAGATGGTAAACAGTGAGAAAAGGCCCCAATCTCCAATTGGGAAATAAGTGAAAAAGGTCCTTGTCCTAAACCTAAAACACCATCTGCTTCTCTGTTAAAACTTCCTATGgttgagtgagcacatccaaATGTTAAATGTGAATGGAATACTTTCTCGGTGTCAGTCATTTCTTGAAACTCAAAATAATCAGAAACTAAAGAACCCATAACATTTTTGTCAGCTCTATAAGCATGCCCAAATAAGCATCTTCTATCATCAGTACAGAATCGCATCACTCTATCAACTTCTTTCTTGTAGTAATTGTAAGCTTCAATCTTGCAGTACTGGTCTCCACACATGGTATTCATAAAAGTTGATGAATTTGCAGGATTATACATTGGGTTGTATTTTGGATAACATTGTTCACAAGGCTTGCATTGAACCCAAGTAAGATCACTTGTAGTGTCAAGAGATAGCGTCATTGGATAATGTTGTGTACTTATAAGAGCAAACACTTCTCCAGTAAGTACCTTCTTCAAATGCTCTCtatctgcaaaaaaaaaaaatatgtaaaaaatatttattttgatgatatatctctatatatatgaacatgtttttgttgttttaattacCTGCACCAATAACATGTGTGGAAGAGTTATGTAGATCAATATAAGGAGGGTGAGGCGGCAACTGATAAGTAATAGGAATGCTAAAACTAATATTCTTGGCGAAGACGAGTTCCTCAACTCCTCCTCCGGTAGGAAACAAGTCTGGTATAATTACAAATGCAATGGTTAACATGGCCATGTTTTAGCATACTGATGgtgtatgaaatatatatatatatatatactgccaATAACTATTAATGAGTTTCAAATgcaatattgaaaataaataaaacaagagtgCCAGCTGAGTCATGATAAATGAAGCAATTTgtcttgttattgttattggcATTTCACAGTAAGTATTGTTCTATTACCATGTTGAACTCATGAATTGAGTTAGCATGCGTGTAGTTAtagtaatttaattacaatttacCATTATAAtcggaaaaaaaatcataagctactccaaaatcacaagaaatttaaaaacttcttgtatatgaaataaaaaataaaaaataaagttttttatcactttaaaacttcaaaataaatttagctATGATGTTCccgcaagacaaatgacgaAGAAGACAAACACAAATAATGAAGATGACAAACACAGAATTTTTTCATGACTTAGAAATGTTGAAGtttgttttaattgtatttCCACATACTAATATTTCCCTTCCATGGATCCAGCTTTTTCATGATCATATAACATAAAATAACCAACAATGTATCTGTCTTTgtaatcaaatttatatttgcataaatCATACGAACCCATGTTCCCCGTAAATATTGGATCCCTAAGTCTTGCAGCAATTACTCTGAGCATGATGacgagaaaaaaaatcaaaatcattgCGCACTTCACAATACTGCCACTACTTGCCATTGTTGTTTTGTTGCAGatctatacatattatatagAGAAAGAagtcctatatatatacatgacacTAGAAGTCAGACTAGGAGATATAAGTTtatccaattttaaaaaattttaaaataattaatcaaaatttaaaataaaagttatcggctttttccaattttagaaaatttaaaattattatatttaaaaaattcatagtttGAGTTCAAATAAAATGTtagttttaaaaaccaaaacaaaggaAACTAACAGGGTAAAGGAGGGCACGTTTAAGATCCATTAGCATTAATGTGCCAAGAAATTGGTCTTCGTCTCCTTTGGACCTCTAcagggttaattttttttaacagtcATCAACTTtacattattttcatttcaatcatctaactataaaatatatcaaaataattactCAATTTACAAAAACTTTCACCGGACAGTCACCCGAGACTTTCCAACGCTCAATAGCCTATGTGACCGCCAAATAGAATTATCATGTAAACTTGATGATGTAGACATCAGTTGCTCACTCGGCTTTTACAGCACCCACGTAGGCTATTGGGCGCCGTCAAATCTCGAGTGACTAGCCCGTGAAAGTTTTTATAACTTGAATgacaattttgatatattttgaagttgaatgattaaagtgaaaataaaacaaagttgGGTCAATGTTCAAgtaattaacccctaatcctagtTAGATTTTGATTCCATATCTCCTTTGATTCTCTCTAGGGTTTATCAGTGGTGATTTTCCATGATTTGTGGATGCCTCTTGGTTCTCCTAgattagaatttatttattcatttacttTTAATAACACAAGTCTTAAACTTCAACAATATACTCCCTCAGTTCTTTTTTATAAATCCATGtttttttctaacatcaagaagcatttattatttttttttccaaaattacccttgacacactattcaattctcttttttgaaattaaatatgagagagaaatatggaaatataaattatgggtaattttggaaagaaaactaaatttttataaaattttgtgaaataatatgtgagattcggttaaccacGACAGAACGGAGGAAGTATATTTTATCatgcaattaaattaattatataattatttttggttGTTATGGTAAAAGATTCTCACAAAATAATACAGATTCTCACAGATTTTCCCCATGTAATTGACTCGTATACATGAACCTGTTCTATATGGAAAACTAGCTTGAACTAGAATTCACATGCcaacaataaagaaaagaaattcgACTACAAATCTCTAAAAACTAAATGCATCAGCagaatgcaataaaaaaatgaccCAATATTCCTCCCAGAGTCAAGGATGAAATGAAACATATACAGTAATTGCATACACACATGGAACGGAAATTTTAAATCATCTTTAATGATAAAAAGCAAATCTTATTTAAACCTCCAAGTAGAAAAATATGTTCCAAAgtgataaaataaaacaaaaacaagcctGGAGTTCCTCACCACCAGCAGATGCTAATGCCCGGCGATGGCTAGTCTTCTGCTCATTGTTTTTACTTAGGAGAGTCTTAGGGTTTTTTTACCATTGGTTCGACCGTTAGACTTATTCTCCGTTGTTCTGATTTAATATATGTAGTTTATCtacttcaaaaaaaataaataaaacaaaacaaaaccatttaaCAAAGATGCTTttcatctaaaaattaaaacaaattaaactaacAAGAGATTGGTCTTCTTCTCCCTTGAACCTCTGCCTCATCCTAGACTCGTTATTCTCATTATAgattagaatttatttatttataaacaaatcacAAACTTTTAGGACATATTGTTACAAGGgcctttttctttaattgaagtgtttatccactttttttaaaaaaaatatatatattattacgaGGGGAATTGATTTGCGGATGCCTCCTTGTTCTCGTTATAGATTagaatttacttatttatttataacaagtCACAAACCTTAACAATATATTGTTGCAAGGGGAGTTGAATCTCAACTTTCCCGAAATTTCTCACTTTTGAGATAATTgagttattaaattatatataaggAGATTAGCcaaattagattaaattaaattagtggttaaatatagaaagaaaatttgtagtcattatattttatcatgcaactaaattaattatgaaattatatttaGTTGTTATGGTAAAAGATCCTCACAAACTTATAAAGATACCAAAATATTAAATGGTAAAATCAAATTGGTACACATCCATCCATTGATAAGGATAAAAACATAGTTCTAGCCTTGAGGGGCAAATACAATTTTTGTTATGAGCAATTTTGTTTCATGCATATCCGAATTTTTAAACATTGATATAAACATGCcttgttcaaatatatatatatatatatatatatatatatatatgaaatgtgtACCACCTcagtaatattttctttaaatttatgaaaagaTTTGAACGGAAGTAAtatcatatgatcaactcccTTTACAATGATCacgatgaaataaaaaaaaaattgaatcataattcatttttttaaatagtgaaaaaaaatttatttgttatattttgtgaagatactattatttatatattatgacTTATAAGAAATTGTTTCTAATTATTAAAACAGTCAAATATCTTGTGGTCTCGGAAGTACCATAATCAAAGAAGGTAAAACTGGCGGAGCCAAtgagaaaatcaaaagaattctGGAGTTCCTCACTTCTCGAAATACGAATCTGAGTATCCCTCGACCTTGCAGAGACCGTCCCCCTAGCAAGGGCTAGTTTCATTCTTGGAGTTGGTTTAGATTCCTAGAAAAGTTTCCATGCCTTCTCCTagggtctttttttttttgtattttgtggcAAGGGTGTTGGTGTTGGGTTCTTTTGTGGGTTTCTTGGTCTCCCCACTCTTTTTGGgtcttttttgtttgaattttgtattttgttcttttcttttaatgtatgtgatttatttatttttttccaaaaaaaatcttgtgaacaaaagcaagtatttaaataacacataaatttgtgatttatctattttattaatatatatatatatttaaataatactatGTTCATTGACATTGAGgggaaaaaatagaaatttataataaattttaagaaaGTAACTACATATAGCATGATTTCCTAGAATATTATAGGTCAAGAGTATACACTCAAATACAATGAGAAGCTCATAGTCGGTAATTTGGGGAAACTTATAAAAGATGTGCCCATGTTAAAGTAAAAACCTCTAAAACCATCGTTATCAGTGGCCACTGTATTTGATGGAGTTCCATCTAAATTGATTTTCCTTGATAGTTAAGTAAGATTATATTGTGAAGATTcagataatatcatttaaaaaaacaaaaatctagtCACAAATCAAGTGTGGCTAAGTCTCCACCACTCTCTTGAAATTGTAACCAACAAAAAATTGAGGTTGTGTCTACTTGGGAAACAAATGAAATCAGTACTTATCCTAAACCCAAAATACCAATTCTTTTAGTTAAAACTTTCTACggtaaaaaatttgagacatgaGTGGAATTTTTCCTTGTACCAAGTATTTCCTAAAAATTAGAGCTGTCAAAATGGGTCTAACCCATCGGGCTGTCCCGCCCCGTCAACAAAAATTGGCGGGTTGAGTTGGGCTTTTGTAGGCCTGTTTGAAAACGGGCCAAAACGAGTCAACCCGTTTGAGTTAGGGTTATGGGGGGGCGGGGCGGGCTAGCCCGTCcctttaatttactaaaaaaaaaaatttttaaaaaaaagattaaatgaggataaatgttttaggtgctttaataacacaataattatgatggaaatttttaaatgtttggttAATTGGTTAACTTGCTTGGATATGttgttatttacttgttttattatttttagttgtgtgatttattataaccttatatgtaaaatattttttgaagtatatgttttgtattatgttttgtgtcttaataaatattttttagtatgttaaaaaaaataattaatatataaaatatataatttttaaatattttatattttttgtgggCTGATTCGCCCAACCTGCCAAATGGCGGGCCCCGCCAAACCATTTTGACAGGTCTACTAAAAATCAAAGCACTTAGATACCACAGAATCTATAACATTTTTGTCATCTCTGTGAGTATGACTTAATAAACATTTTCTATCATCAATGCATGTACAGTCTAATAAGCATTTTCTATCAACCATAAAAGATCACATCAATCTTATCTTGTAGTAACGGTATCTAATTTTAAAGCATGTGCTTGGCTTGCCTGGACCAATCGGTTGtggcttaaaaaaatttatatatatatatattctttaatctAAAGATAACTATaatcaaatagtttttttttttcaattatcaGTATTTCCTCAGCTATCAACATCCTCCGACAGGTGTGCATCTGTTACTTTTTGAGTAATGAATGTGGTCCTTttcaaaaacagaaaaaaaaaaataaaaaatcctccGATAGGTCATCCACTTAAAACTTTGGtaattcttttaataaatataactaaatatgaacctttaattattaatttaaacaaaatttaaacttttgaaCATTTAAATATAAGAGGAAAATAAACCATCCCATCCCCCAATCACTGCCCTGAGTGCTCATTCTGACGATGAACTTTTCGATTGGGGTGACGGCGATGATTTCCCTATAGAAGAAATTGCAGATAATAACTTTATTCTCAGTGAGGAGAACCTCTTGCAATTAGATGATAACTCGGAAGATTTATCTGCTATTCAACTGCCTGATTCAGAGGGGCTTCTCCTAAGTGGTTTGGAAAATCCTACAGACACCGGTACCGAGATGGCTCCGGCCACACTTCTACCTGATAAACAAGTTGCTGATTCCTCTTCACATTGCCAGCCTCAGAGGCAAGTTAGAAAAAACGACAGACCAAAGAAACCTTCAGGTCGATGGAATGAAGAAGCTGAATTTATTCCCCATCCACCCATATCTACTAAGAAAAAAATCCTTGAAGATCCAAGAAACGATTTAGAGAACCTTCATCAGGATACCACTGAGGCCACTCAGAGGATCAAGCGCTCCCTCAACTTCCTGGGCACTAGACCCACTGATTTCATCAGCGATTCGGTGCACACTGCTGATCAGGAGTAGTTCTCCTATCCTTGTTGTTGGGCAGACATGTGTCTCCAGACGGTTGACTTTGCCATCCCAGCttgtctcattttctttttcttcctgtCTTGCTTTTGCTCATTGTTTTCCTCATCCCTGGTGAGGATTTcagtatgttattttttttagacttttCTTGTTCGCGACCTTTTCTGCTGTactcctttgttttcttctttttaataaattggtggtttatccactttatccaaaaaaaaattatatatacattacGGAGATGGCaaaatttcatgaaatttgttggtgatttttttaaaaaaaatcagataatgTGGCAG comes from Dioscorea cayenensis subsp. rotundata cultivar TDr96_F1 chromosome 15, TDr96_F1_v2_PseudoChromosome.rev07_lg8_w22 25.fasta, whole genome shotgun sequence and encodes:
- the LOC120277557 gene encoding aspartic proteinase nepenthesin-2-like, with amino-acid sequence MAMLTIAFVIIPDLFPTGGGVEELVFAKNISFSIPITYQLPPHPPYIDLHNSSTHVIGADREHLKKVLTGEVFALISTQHYPMTLSLDTTSDLTWVQCKPCEQCYPKYNPMYNPANSSTFMNTMCGDQYCKIEAYNYYKKEVDRVMRFCTDDRRCLFGHAYRADKNVMGSLVSDYFEFQEMTDTEKVFHSHLTFGCAHSTIGSFNREADGVLGLGQGPFSLISQLEIGAFSHCLPSPNSGKTSYILFGDAAQTRGPGAHMIFNRRYPSRYYLKLHSIALLDNQKKITLDGIPSNTFAFDNDGFGGFYLDIGTPFINLPQVAYQELRKVLHSTLLDYNIRPIVSSDPSAFCFEASFDDVQHISLVFTVSLHDLILTGNQLFYENFDSKGVICLGVVESKSKETILGRNAQTSRNIGYDFDVGLITFQDMEC